In Deltaproteobacteria bacterium, one DNA window encodes the following:
- the queF gene encoding NADPH-dependent 7-cyano-7-deazaguanine reductase QueF — MKYGEKKIAEAKLEPWENPFPGRNYTIEISFPEFSCLCPRSGYPDYATIRIEYVPDKKIVELKSLKLYLNAYRDRHISHEESTNRIYEDLHALLKPRRLNVTGDFNPRGNVKTIIKVSSEDPLREGDLDTEME; from the coding sequence ATGAAGTACGGAGAGAAAAAGATCGCGGAAGCCAAGCTCGAGCCGTGGGAAAACCCTTTCCCCGGGAGAAACTACACGATCGAAATCAGCTTCCCGGAGTTTTCCTGCCTCTGTCCGAGATCAGGATACCCTGACTACGCAACCATCCGGATAGAGTACGTTCCCGATAAAAAGATCGTCGAGCTCAAGTCATTGAAGCTCTACCTCAACGCCTACCGCGACAGGCACATTTCACACGAAGAGTCTACGAACAGGATCTACGAGGACCTCCACGCGCTCTTGAAGCCCCGCAGGCTTAACGTCACCGGAGACTTCAACCCGCGGGGCAACGTCAAAACCATCATCAAAGTATCATCGGAAGATCCACTGCGGGAGGGGGACCTGGATACCGAGATGGAGTAG
- a CDS encoding HPP family protein, which produces MDKGTKPKERYFDKMRGVTKSPPMASFSYIVWSWIGAFFGIGAVSYINFNVIEKTDLVMVIGSFGASAVLIYGAINSPLAQPRNLVGGHLVSAIVGVTCYKVLPSHLWFAAAVAVATAIAAMHATKTVHPPGGATALIAVIGSSKIHNLGYLYVVIPSGLGAVVMLVVALLVNNIPEGRRYPEFWL; this is translated from the coding sequence ATGGATAAGGGAACAAAGCCAAAAGAGCGCTATTTCGATAAAATGAGGGGAGTCACAAAGAGCCCGCCTATGGCCAGCTTTTCCTACATTGTCTGGTCATGGATCGGTGCCTTTTTCGGTATCGGCGCCGTTTCGTATATCAACTTCAATGTTATTGAGAAGACGGATCTCGTCATGGTAATAGGGTCTTTTGGCGCGTCGGCGGTTCTGATATACGGTGCTATCAACAGTCCCCTCGCCCAGCCGAGGAACCTCGTGGGGGGGCATTTAGTATCGGCAATCGTCGGGGTAACCTGTTATAAGGTATTGCCCTCTCACCTGTGGTTTGCCGCTGCCGTCGCAGTGGCAACGGCGATTGCGGCGATGCACGCCACAAAGACGGTGCACCCGCCCGGCGGGGCGACCGCGTTGATCGCGGTGATAGGCAGCAGCAAAATTCACAACCTGGGCTATCTCTATGTCGTCATTCCTTCCGGCCTCGGTGCTGTTGTGATGCTGGTGGTGGCACTCCTCGTAAACAATATCCCGGAGGGCCGCAGGTATCCCGAGTTTTGGCTCTGA
- a CDS encoding TAXI family TRAP transporter solute-binding subunit produces the protein MRRISLFVVVLAAVALAGADFTPASAETKFFTIGTGGVTGVYYPTGGAIARIVNAKKKEYGMRLTVESTGGSVYNINAIMSGDLDFGVVQSDRQYQAYFGSENSEWAGKPQKELRALFAIHPESLTLCAAVDTGINSIQDLKGKRVNIGNPGSGQRQNSIDALTAAGLNFEKDLMSEGLKAAEAPGMLQDGRIDAFFYTVGHPSGAFKEATSGTRKVKFIPIVLPDDFYKKYSYYAPSIVPVAEYPGAENGADIPTFGVKATFVTSARVADTYVYNLVKEVFENFEEFKKLHPAYAVLTKKNMLEGLSAPIHDGAMKYYREAGLLK, from the coding sequence ATGAGAAGAATCTCTCTGTTTGTTGTGGTCCTCGCCGCGGTGGCGCTGGCGGGGGCGGATTTCACCCCGGCATCGGCCGAGACCAAGTTCTTCACCATCGGGACCGGCGGGGTGACCGGCGTCTACTATCCCACCGGCGGAGCCATAGCACGCATCGTCAATGCTAAGAAGAAGGAGTACGGCATGCGCCTGACGGTGGAGTCCACCGGGGGGTCGGTCTACAACATCAACGCAATCATGTCCGGAGACCTTGACTTCGGCGTGGTGCAGTCCGACCGGCAGTACCAGGCCTACTTTGGCAGCGAGAACTCCGAGTGGGCCGGCAAGCCGCAGAAGGAGCTCCGGGCGCTCTTCGCCATCCATCCCGAGAGCCTGACCCTGTGCGCGGCGGTGGACACGGGTATCAACAGCATCCAGGACCTGAAAGGCAAACGCGTCAACATCGGCAACCCCGGCTCCGGTCAGAGGCAGAACTCCATCGACGCCCTGACCGCGGCGGGCCTGAACTTCGAGAAGGACCTCATGTCCGAGGGCCTCAAGGCCGCCGAGGCCCCCGGCATGCTGCAGGACGGCCGCATCGACGCTTTCTTCTACACGGTGGGGCACCCCTCGGGAGCGTTCAAGGAGGCAACCAGCGGGACGAGGAAGGTCAAGTTCATACCCATTGTCCTGCCCGACGACTTCTACAAGAAGTACTCCTACTACGCGCCGAGCATCGTCCCCGTGGCCGAGTACCCCGGCGCGGAAAACGGCGCCGATATCCCCACCTTCGGCGTGAAGGCGACCTTTGTTACTTCCGCCAGGGTCGCCGACACCTACGTCTACAACCTCGTCAAGGAGGTCTTCGAGAACTTCGAGGAGTTCAAGAAACTGCACCCGGCCTATGCGGTATTGACAAAGAAGAACATGCTCGAAGGGCTCTCTGCGCCCATCCACGACGGCGCCATGAAGTATTACCGGGAAGCGGGCCTTTTGAAGTGA
- a CDS encoding TRAP transporter fused permease subunit, which yields MTERERERIVDEEGHLILPKEDEAAAEEARRIAEDEETGYRHPEGWQRYIIPAIAILWCLFQLSIASWLLLNSIYVRAIHLGFAMLIAYFCFPAARKPRKGALSFLSVRTKIPLFDVVLGIAACASALYLWLDYEGIMARYGTSVARDIAVGGVLVLFLLEAARRVVGPALTVIATAFTFYVFFAENMPEAFAFKSASLAKYVDKISLSTEGIYGIPLDVSAMIVFLFVLFGAMLERAGAGRFFIELALSLLGRFKGGPAKAAIVGSGLTGLVSGSSIANIVTTGTFTIPLMKKVGYPPVKAAAIEVAASTDGQIAPPIMGAAAFIIAEYLSVPYLAVIKAAAIPAFVSYATLFFLTHIEASKLGLRGLTPAEVPRFFEVLKSGAHYLIPIAVLVYELVVPRHSPELAAFRAIVVMFFIMVLQHPVRRYMRKEPVMPGIKQGLAEIVGALVSGGRNMVTVAIATAAAGIIVGVVTMGIGGIVTEIVEFISGGNIFALVIITAIASLVLGMGLPTTATYIVMAALTAPIIVEVGAANGFIVPLMAAHLFCFYFGILADDTPPVGLAAYAAAAIAKSPPVPTGIQGFLYDIRTAMIAFMFIFNHELILQGIDSWGIALLIFATACVGNFAFASATQGWFTHRNKVYEIPLFLVVTFVMMQPRVVAEWFGLSHPYLVWPFGLVIYGAIFLNQRRRRQAAEAPVTA from the coding sequence ATGACGGAGCGGGAAAGAGAGAGGATAGTGGATGAAGAGGGCCACCTCATCCTGCCGAAGGAGGACGAGGCGGCCGCAGAGGAGGCCAGGCGAATCGCGGAAGATGAGGAGACGGGGTACCGCCATCCCGAGGGCTGGCAGAGGTACATCATCCCCGCAATTGCTATTCTCTGGTGTCTCTTCCAGCTCTCCATCGCCAGCTGGCTGCTTTTGAACTCCATCTACGTCCGTGCGATCCACCTGGGCTTTGCCATGCTCATCGCCTACTTCTGCTTTCCTGCAGCGAGGAAGCCGAGAAAAGGGGCGTTGTCCTTCCTCTCGGTCAGGACAAAGATCCCCCTCTTCGACGTCGTCCTGGGGATCGCCGCCTGCGCCAGCGCCCTGTATCTCTGGCTGGACTACGAGGGCATCATGGCGCGGTACGGTACCTCCGTTGCCCGTGACATCGCAGTCGGCGGCGTCCTGGTCCTGTTCCTGCTCGAGGCGGCGCGAAGGGTGGTGGGTCCGGCGCTAACGGTCATCGCCACCGCCTTTACCTTCTACGTCTTTTTCGCCGAGAACATGCCCGAGGCATTCGCCTTCAAGAGCGCAAGCCTGGCGAAGTACGTCGACAAGATCTCCCTGTCCACTGAGGGGATCTACGGGATCCCCCTGGATGTCTCGGCCATGATCGTCTTCCTCTTCGTTCTCTTTGGCGCAATGCTCGAGCGGGCCGGGGCGGGGAGGTTCTTCATCGAGCTGGCCCTTTCCCTCCTGGGACGGTTCAAGGGGGGGCCGGCCAAGGCAGCCATCGTGGGTTCGGGCCTGACGGGGCTCGTGTCGGGCTCTTCCATCGCCAACATCGTCACCACCGGCACCTTCACCATCCCCCTCATGAAGAAAGTGGGCTACCCGCCCGTCAAGGCGGCCGCCATCGAGGTGGCAGCCAGCACCGACGGGCAGATCGCCCCCCCCATCATGGGTGCGGCGGCATTCATCATCGCCGAATATCTGAGCGTGCCCTACCTGGCGGTGATCAAGGCGGCGGCGATCCCGGCCTTCGTGTCCTACGCCACCCTGTTCTTCCTGACACACATCGAGGCATCGAAGCTCGGGCTCAGGGGGCTGACACCGGCCGAGGTGCCCCGCTTCTTCGAGGTGCTCAAGTCCGGTGCCCACTACCTCATCCCCATCGCCGTTTTGGTCTACGAACTGGTCGTGCCCCGGCACTCCCCGGAACTGGCGGCGTTCAGGGCCATCGTGGTCATGTTCTTCATCATGGTCCTGCAGCATCCCGTGAGGCGCTATATGAGGAAGGAGCCCGTGATGCCGGGGATAAAGCAGGGGCTCGCGGAGATCGTCGGCGCGCTGGTGTCGGGGGGGCGCAACATGGTAACCGTGGCCATTGCCACGGCGGCAGCCGGCATCATCGTCGGCGTGGTGACCATGGGGATCGGCGGGATCGTCACCGAGATCGTGGAGTTCATATCCGGCGGGAACATCTTCGCCCTGGTGATCATCACCGCCATTGCCAGCCTGGTCCTCGGTATGGGCCTGCCCACGACCGCTACCTACATCGTCATGGCAGCACTTACGGCCCCCATCATCGTCGAGGTGGGGGCGGCAAACGGTTTCATCGTTCCCCTCATGGCGGCCCACCTGTTCTGCTTCTACTTCGGCATCCTGGCCGACGACACGCCACCAGTCGGCCTGGCGGCATATGCCGCCGCCGCCATCGCGAAATCGCCTCCCGTACCCACCGGGATACAGGGTTTCCTCTACGACATCCGGACGGCAATGATCGCCTTCATGTTCATCTTCAACCATGAGCTGATCCTCCAGGGGATCGACTCATGGGGGATCGCCCTGCTCATCTTCGCAACGGCCTGCGTGGGCAACTTCGCCTTCGCATCGGCTACCCAGGGCTGGTTTACCCACAGAAACAAGGTGTACGAGATCCCCCTCTTTCTCGTGGTAACCTTCGTCATGATGCAGCCCCGGGTAGTGGCCGAATGGTTCGGGCTCTCTCACCCCTACCTGGTGTGGCCCTTCGGGCTCGTCATCTACGGGGCAATCTTCCTGAACCAGAGGCGGCGCCGGCAGGCCGCTGAAGCCCCCGTGACAGCCTGA
- a CDS encoding alpha/beta fold hydrolase, with the protein FYDEAGTGPETIVFAHGLVFSGRMFDEQVSALKDRYRCITFDFRGQGQSQVTPDGYDMDSLCEDAAQLIERLDCAPCHFLGFSMGGFVAIRLALRRPELVKSLILADTSADPEPKRNLRKYRLLNLIARRVGPFAVARHVMPMMFSQK; encoded by the coding sequence TGTTTTACGACGAAGCTGGTACGGGCCCGGAAACAATAGTGTTTGCACACGGTCTCGTCTTCAGTGGGCGCATGTTCGATGAGCAGGTCAGTGCCCTCAAGGACCGTTATCGTTGCATAACCTTCGATTTTCGTGGCCAGGGACAGAGCCAGGTTACGCCGGATGGGTATGACATGGATAGCTTATGTGAAGATGCGGCGCAGCTCATAGAGAGATTGGATTGCGCCCCCTGTCACTTCCTCGGCTTTTCCATGGGTGGTTTCGTCGCAATCCGACTTGCGCTGCGGCGCCCGGAACTGGTCAAATCCCTGATTCTCGCCGATACTTCCGCTGATCCTGAACCGAAGAGGAACCTGCGCAAGTATCGGCTCTTGAATCTGATAGCCCGCCGGGTCGGCCCATTCGCGGTGGCAAGACATGTAATGCCGATGATGTTTAGCCAGAAGTT